One Gloeobacter morelensis MG652769 DNA window includes the following coding sequences:
- a CDS encoding proteasome-type protease, translating into MSVFGDTEPTDVTYCLGLLMEAGLVLAADSRTNAGVDYVSSYRKVFDFSMPGERVVFILTSGNLSITQSVINLLRQDLHKEGESLHTMPTMFSVCRYIGHKVRQVEQQDRPVLEKDRIDFHVSLIVAGQIKGEEPALYLVYTQGNFIQATEETPFVQIGETKYGKPILDRAFNYRSSLKIAALCSLLSMDSTMISNLSVGSPVDLLVYERDTFRIAQSCRLQENDPFWVEMRRAWQQSLQNAFHNLPDIPFAFTPDPSRL; encoded by the coding sequence ATGAGTGTGTTTGGGGATACGGAACCCACGGATGTGACCTACTGCCTGGGACTGCTGATGGAAGCGGGGTTGGTGCTGGCCGCCGACTCGCGCACCAATGCGGGCGTCGATTATGTCTCCAGCTATCGCAAAGTGTTCGATTTTTCGATGCCGGGAGAACGGGTGGTGTTTATTTTGACCTCCGGCAATTTGTCCATCACCCAATCGGTCATCAACCTGCTGCGCCAGGATCTGCATAAAGAAGGCGAGAGCCTGCACACGATGCCCACGATGTTCAGCGTCTGCCGCTACATCGGCCACAAAGTCCGCCAGGTCGAACAACAAGACCGGCCCGTCCTCGAAAAGGATCGCATCGATTTTCACGTCAGTTTGATCGTGGCAGGACAAATCAAGGGCGAAGAACCGGCTCTCTATCTGGTCTATACCCAGGGCAACTTTATCCAGGCGACCGAGGAGACGCCCTTTGTTCAAATCGGCGAGACCAAGTACGGCAAACCAATTCTCGATCGGGCCTTTAACTACCGCAGCAGTCTCAAGATTGCGGCCCTCTGTTCGCTGTTGTCGATGGATTCGACGATGATCTCCAACCTTTCGGTGGGTTCACCGGTGGACCTGTTGGTCTACGAACGCGATACTTTTCGGATTGCCCAGAGTTGTCGCCTGCAGGAAAACGACCCTTTCTGGGTCGAGATGCGCCGCGCCTGGCAACAGTCGCTGCAAAACGCCTTTCACAACCTGCCCGATATCCCCTTTGCCTTTACGCCGGATCCGTCGCGGCTTTAA
- a CDS encoding alternative oxidase — MIRFLVSILVFVIDVLYKNRPYPRFYVLETVARVPYFSYLSVLHLYETLGLWRKSDWLKVHFAETWNELHHLLIMESLGGNNRWYDRLLAKSSALVYYWVIVVLYMISPRSAYEFMRQVEEHAFHTYDEFLKSDGERLKLQPAPAVAVSYYLTGDLYMFDEFQTSRRPEERRPACDTLYDVFVNIRDDEAEHVKTMAACKAENAQLTFKSPHSALPEAKSEPPIVAPQPRATGRGALE, encoded by the coding sequence ATGATTCGATTTTTGGTCAGTATTCTCGTTTTTGTGATTGACGTTCTCTACAAAAACCGCCCCTACCCGCGCTTCTATGTGCTGGAGACCGTGGCGCGGGTGCCGTATTTTTCGTACCTGTCGGTGTTGCACCTCTACGAAACCCTGGGCCTGTGGCGCAAGTCCGACTGGCTGAAGGTCCACTTCGCCGAGACCTGGAACGAACTGCACCACCTGCTCATCATGGAGTCCCTCGGCGGCAACAACCGGTGGTACGACCGCCTGCTCGCCAAAAGTTCGGCCCTTGTCTACTACTGGGTGATCGTGGTTCTGTACATGATCTCGCCCCGCTCGGCCTACGAATTTATGCGCCAGGTCGAAGAGCACGCCTTCCACACCTACGACGAATTTCTCAAATCCGACGGCGAGCGGCTCAAACTCCAGCCGGCCCCGGCGGTGGCGGTGAGCTATTACCTGACCGGCGATCTGTACATGTTCGACGAGTTTCAGACCAGCCGCCGCCCCGAGGAACGCCGCCCGGCCTGCGACACCCTCTACGACGTGTTCGTCAACATCCGCGACGACGAAGCCGAGCACGTCAAAACGATGGCCGCCTGCAAAGCCGAAAATGCCCAGCTCACCTTCAAAAGTCCCCACAGCGCTCTTCCTGAAGCCAAATCCGAGCCTCCCATCGTCGCTCCCCAACCGCGGGCAACCGGCCGGGGTGCCCTGGAGTAA
- a CDS encoding IPT/TIG domain-containing protein, which yields MQRRFKSTIVAVLAGAALAFWHSRTVDAQGVPVLIDTALPSGNLEQEYRYTLRVVGGTAPYTWSVVGGSLPNGLTLDSNSGQLVGTPNTTNINNTFTIQAADSAGLTATRTFTFAVAGRGYRLEPAVGNLTVLQGRTASLPLQVVGEAPQITASIGFNLLTAPPAGVVAAFEPPQVASAGGPVNFVVAAEATAAPGTYPLNISAVSPPYQQSATINLIVQPPPPEITGFSPPGGLPGTAVTVRGTRLSGTTVLTIGGQRANFTVLSATQLSAVVPNGAATGRIVAATPTGNATSAADFVVPTFKLTVNPAVVAVRPGQEALFAVGITGRLDNLVDLDLGGLPDDWNAQYTPDFLDAQNLRSQLKVQVPADANLGDYALSAAAGVVRASATVRVVGIAPRLSRLTPVRGRAGTVITLFGQNFQPGVRLQIGSADLTVLSVSDTQVQARIPLGVPTGRIRLLNPDGQQASTSTVFVVEGAFNQSGEP from the coding sequence ATGCAGCGACGATTCAAAAGCACGATAGTCGCAGTGCTGGCGGGGGCCGCCCTTGCTTTTTGGCACAGTCGCACCGTCGATGCCCAGGGCGTTCCTGTGCTCATCGACACGGCGCTTCCGAGCGGCAATCTGGAGCAGGAGTACCGCTATACCCTGCGGGTGGTAGGCGGCACGGCTCCCTATACCTGGTCGGTGGTGGGCGGGTCTTTACCCAATGGCTTGACCCTCGACAGCAATAGCGGTCAGCTCGTGGGCACCCCCAACACCACCAACATCAACAACACTTTCACAATTCAAGCCGCCGACAGTGCCGGGCTCACCGCCACGCGCACATTTACCTTTGCCGTGGCAGGCCGCGGCTACCGGCTCGAACCCGCTGTGGGCAATCTGACCGTCTTGCAGGGGCGCACCGCCAGCCTGCCGCTGCAGGTGGTGGGCGAAGCGCCGCAGATCACCGCTTCCATCGGCTTCAACTTGCTTACCGCCCCACCGGCGGGGGTGGTGGCCGCCTTCGAGCCGCCGCAAGTGGCGAGCGCCGGCGGGCCGGTCAACTTCGTAGTCGCAGCCGAAGCGACGGCCGCCCCCGGCACCTACCCGCTGAACATCTCGGCAGTGAGTCCGCCTTACCAGCAATCGGCCACCATCAACCTGATTGTTCAGCCGCCGCCGCCCGAGATCACTGGCTTCAGCCCGCCCGGCGGTCTTCCCGGCACGGCTGTGACCGTGCGCGGCACGCGCCTATCCGGTACCACTGTCCTCACCATCGGCGGCCAGCGGGCCAATTTCACGGTGCTTTCGGCCACCCAACTGAGTGCTGTGGTGCCCAACGGCGCCGCCACCGGCCGCATCGTCGCTGCTACCCCCACGGGCAACGCCACCAGCGCCGCCGATTTCGTCGTTCCCACCTTCAAGCTGACAGTCAACCCGGCGGTAGTTGCCGTGCGCCCGGGGCAAGAAGCGCTCTTCGCCGTGGGGATCACCGGTCGACTGGACAACCTGGTCGATCTCGATTTGGGCGGCTTGCCCGACGACTGGAACGCCCAGTACACCCCCGATTTTTTAGACGCCCAGAATCTTCGCTCCCAACTCAAGGTCCAGGTTCCAGCCGATGCCAACCTGGGGGATTATGCGCTGAGCGCAGCTGCCGGTGTCGTGCGCGCCTCCGCCACCGTGCGCGTCGTAGGCATCGCTCCACGCCTGAGTCGGCTCACTCCCGTGCGCGGCCGGGCAGGTACGGTAATTACGCTTTTTGGGCAGAACTTTCAGCCCGGGGTACGCCTGCAAATCGGTTCGGCGGATCTCACGGTGCTTTCGGTCAGCGACACCCAGGTGCAGGCACGCATCCCTTTGGGGGTCCCCACAGGCCGCATCCGGCTTCTCAACCCCGACGGCCAGCAGGCCTCCACCAGCACGGTCTTTGTGGTCGAAGGTGCTTTCAATCAGTCGGGTGAGCCCTAA
- the pheS gene encoding phenylalanine--tRNA ligase subunit alpha, whose amino-acid sequence MQQQLDALQLEALKAIREAADLTTLERIRVDFLGKKGKLSALLGGMARLPAEERPVVGALVNQVKARVEEALAAQQTHLQDQLIELRLDAETLDVTMPGRFVPPGRLHPLTATTDRIIDVFVGLGFTVASGPQIETEYYNFEALNTPADHPARDMQDTFYLSDGLVLRTQTSSVQIRYMEEHDPPVRICAPGRVYRRDQVTNRHSPVFHQVELLAVDEEITFGDLKGTLTFFTQEMFGDRPVRFRPSFFPFTEPSAEVDVQCRFCDGKGCRTCSHTGWLEIAGCGMVDPNVFQAVGYNPEKVQGFAAGMGIERIAMLLYDINDIRLFYTNDLRFLRQF is encoded by the coding sequence ATGCAGCAGCAACTCGACGCACTCCAGCTCGAAGCCCTCAAAGCGATCCGCGAAGCGGCGGATCTGACCACCCTGGAGCGCATCCGCGTCGACTTTTTGGGCAAAAAAGGCAAGCTTTCGGCGCTCCTGGGCGGTATGGCCAGGCTACCCGCCGAGGAGCGGCCGGTCGTGGGCGCCCTGGTCAATCAGGTGAAAGCCCGGGTCGAGGAGGCACTCGCCGCCCAGCAGACCCACCTGCAAGACCAGCTCATTGAGCTGCGCCTTGATGCTGAGACCCTCGATGTGACGATGCCCGGCCGCTTCGTACCCCCCGGCCGTCTCCATCCACTCACCGCCACCACCGATCGGATTATCGATGTGTTCGTGGGCCTCGGGTTCACCGTCGCCTCCGGACCGCAGATCGAGACGGAATACTACAACTTTGAGGCCCTCAACACGCCCGCTGACCACCCTGCCCGCGACATGCAAGACACGTTTTACCTGAGCGACGGGTTGGTGTTGCGCACCCAGACTTCCTCGGTGCAGATCCGCTACATGGAAGAGCATGACCCGCCCGTGCGCATCTGTGCTCCCGGCCGGGTCTACCGCCGCGACCAGGTGACCAACCGTCACTCGCCGGTCTTTCACCAGGTGGAACTGCTGGCGGTGGACGAGGAGATTACCTTCGGCGACCTCAAGGGCACCCTGACGTTTTTTACGCAAGAAATGTTCGGCGATCGGCCGGTGCGCTTTCGGCCAAGTTTCTTTCCGTTCACCGAACCTTCGGCGGAGGTGGACGTGCAATGCCGCTTCTGCGACGGCAAGGGTTGCCGCACCTGCTCCCACACCGGTTGGCTGGAGATAGCAGGTTGCGGCATGGTGGACCCGAACGTCTTTCAGGCGGTGGGCTACAACCCCGAAAAGGTCCAGGGCTTTGCCGCGGGCATGGGGATCGAGCGCATCGCCATGCTGCTGTACGACATCAACGACATTCGCCTGTTTTATACCAACGACCTGCGCTTCTTGCGGCAGTTTTAA
- the fbp gene encoding class 1 fructose-bisphosphatase encodes MDTTPLTPLTKGITLYQHILSQQALNPDATGEFSGLMVQISLAAKLISRELAQAGLVENVLGFTGETNVQGEAVRHLDQYANETFIRVFKNTNLVCLLVSEELEDPLPLSNQCPIGSYALVIDPVDGSSNIDVNVSVASIFSVQRRNPRATDETSSLLQKGTGQVAAGYVLYGPNTMFVYTSGQGVHGFTLDAGLGEFVLSHPNIRIPERGDYYSINDAYSAEWQPGTRAFIDYLKQAKSRGEKAYSARYIGSLAADVHRTLLTGGIFLYPGTVAKPKGKLRLLYEAQPLALIVEQAGGQASTGTERILDIEPKTLHQRVPLVIGSPYEVDLAVAFARSGTPTPA; translated from the coding sequence ATGGACACCACCCCGCTCACCCCGCTCACCAAGGGCATCACGCTCTATCAGCACATCCTTTCCCAGCAGGCACTCAATCCCGATGCCACCGGCGAATTTAGCGGCCTGATGGTGCAGATTAGCCTGGCAGCCAAGCTCATCTCCCGCGAACTTGCCCAGGCGGGCCTGGTCGAAAACGTGCTGGGCTTTACCGGCGAGACCAACGTTCAGGGCGAGGCGGTCCGCCACCTCGATCAGTACGCCAACGAGACGTTTATTCGCGTCTTCAAAAACACCAACCTGGTCTGTTTGCTGGTCTCCGAAGAACTCGAAGACCCCCTGCCCCTTTCCAACCAGTGCCCCATCGGTTCCTACGCTCTGGTCATCGATCCGGTGGACGGCTCCAGCAACATCGATGTGAACGTCTCGGTGGCCTCGATCTTTTCGGTGCAGCGGCGCAACCCGCGCGCCACCGACGAGACAAGCAGCCTGCTGCAAAAGGGCACCGGGCAGGTGGCGGCGGGCTACGTGCTCTACGGCCCCAACACAATGTTCGTCTACACCAGCGGCCAGGGGGTGCACGGTTTTACCCTTGACGCCGGTCTGGGGGAATTCGTCCTCTCCCACCCGAATATTCGCATCCCCGAGCGCGGCGATTATTACAGCATCAACGACGCCTACTCGGCCGAATGGCAGCCGGGCACGCGCGCCTTTATCGACTACCTCAAGCAGGCCAAAAGCCGGGGCGAAAAAGCCTACTCCGCCCGCTACATCGGCTCGCTGGCCGCCGATGTGCACCGCACGCTGCTCACCGGGGGCATCTTTCTCTACCCGGGCACCGTCGCCAAGCCCAAGGGCAAGCTGCGGCTACTCTACGAAGCCCAGCCGCTCGCGCTCATCGTCGAGCAGGCCGGGGGCCAGGCGAGCACCGGCACCGAGCGCATCCTCGATATCGAGCCCAAGACCCTTCACCAGCGGGTGCCTCTGGTCATCGGCAGCCCCTACGAAGTGGATCTGGCGGTGGCCTTTGCCCGGAGTGGTACGCCGACGCCGGCTTGA
- a CDS encoding sigma-70 family RNA polymerase sigma factor, which translates to MHAPDATQLLLSWQRGDQRALAALMPLIYDELHRRARALMRGERDDHTLQATVLVNEVYLKLIDQKQVPCNSRTHFFRVAARRMRQILVDHARGHRAEKRGGKLIKISLEEAGEVAVGGRPVDLLALDEALEELDRLKPQYREIVELRFFSGLTIEQTAEALGLSTMSVKRQWRFIKAWLQERLRGEDEGDT; encoded by the coding sequence ATGCACGCTCCCGACGCTACACAGTTACTATTGAGCTGGCAGCGCGGCGATCAGCGAGCACTGGCTGCCCTCATGCCGCTGATCTACGACGAACTGCACAGACGTGCCCGGGCGTTGATGCGCGGCGAACGTGACGATCACACGCTGCAGGCTACGGTCCTGGTCAATGAGGTGTACCTGAAGCTCATTGACCAGAAGCAGGTGCCTTGCAACAGCCGCACGCATTTTTTTCGGGTGGCAGCCCGCCGCATGCGCCAGATCCTTGTCGATCATGCCCGCGGCCACCGGGCCGAAAAACGCGGCGGCAAACTGATCAAAATCTCCCTAGAAGAGGCCGGCGAGGTGGCGGTGGGCGGCAGACCGGTCGATCTGTTGGCTTTGGATGAAGCCCTCGAAGAACTCGACCGGCTGAAGCCGCAGTACCGGGAGATTGTCGAGCTGCGTTTTTTCAGCGGCCTGACCATTGAGCAGACAGCCGAGGCGCTGGGGCTCTCGACGATGAGTGTCAAGCGCCAATGGCGGTTTATCAAAGCCTGGCTTCAAGAGCGCTTGCGGGGCGAAGACGAGGGTGACACCTGA
- a CDS encoding protein kinase domain-containing protein produces the protein MTPEDFQRLEACYQRALDLPPDQRESFLRDQCPEQLRAEVRALLAADDSRFLEQPPVLPALQPLAPGQVIDLYRIVRLIGEGGMGAVYEAQRVDVPRRCSLKVIRTGSKNAALEERFQSEKNILAQLDHPNIARWLDSRRTAEGLTYLVMDYVEGETIDRYCDKRQLTVRERVQLFRQVCLAVRHAHRHGVVHRDLKPGNILVEAPDGGDRQPGTVKLLDFGIAKLVDKTEDIGSTSTLVFTPNYASPEQLSGEKVGRASDLYALGVIFYQLLAGRLPFERSATTLTELQERLATETVLPPSRAVREEAEGDTIARLRVTSRQNLVSRLRGELDAIVLKLLERDKAQRYAGADELLKAIDCYLGKQTEPRLPKLAVAAVAMLASGLGGFWWWQTQQVVDLPTIKAIAVLPFTSLDPDPRNSYFIDGITEDISTQLGKIAGLNVICNEAAKRYRGSRKSFREIAAELKVGALVIGSVRRSGKRLRIISRLIDPQTESQIWAESFDRLNDDVFAVQSAVAINVARVLRVKLTAETEERIAQQRSINLTAYDYYLQGRRHYALYRGQDNDQAIALFRKSLTYDSRFPLAYAGLADALAQGVDKFGYPAANLDEAIRLGQKAIELDPLLAEGHKALGLAYLFKGWLRKARVAQGRAIELNPNFHAALANYAYTNAYLGEWKRAVPYLIKAQRLNPTNAYSMAILGVAYSELGLYTHAREWLQKAIDTQPDVYYGYSALSRSFLLEGKYNLALKASQDCLRFSAAEPGCLAAAGDVALYRRDWQTAYQYYHLIEEQQQLALAPSETPQKFVVSLGFLYLQLGQKAKGRRFLDNALQTSLKRHNAGDEISNIALEIASIYSVLSQEKQALYWLHKAFNSGWLNARELEISPLFSKTRSRKEFRMLIEQISQREAS, from the coding sequence GTGACACCTGAGGATTTTCAGCGGCTCGAAGCGTGCTATCAAAGGGCACTGGATCTGCCTCCCGATCAGCGCGAGTCCTTTTTGCGCGATCAATGTCCCGAGCAGTTGCGCGCGGAGGTACGCGCCCTTTTAGCTGCCGACGACAGCCGGTTTCTGGAGCAGCCCCCGGTACTACCTGCTTTGCAGCCGCTCGCTCCCGGTCAGGTCATCGACTTGTACCGGATTGTGCGTCTGATTGGCGAAGGGGGCATGGGAGCGGTCTACGAGGCCCAGCGGGTGGATGTGCCTCGGCGCTGCTCGCTCAAGGTGATCCGGACCGGTTCGAAGAACGCCGCTTTGGAGGAACGTTTCCAGAGCGAAAAGAACATCCTTGCCCAACTGGATCACCCAAATATCGCCCGCTGGCTGGACAGTCGCCGTACCGCTGAGGGGCTTACCTACCTGGTGATGGACTACGTGGAGGGGGAAACCATCGATCGCTACTGCGACAAGCGACAGCTCACAGTGCGCGAGCGGGTGCAACTGTTTCGGCAGGTTTGCCTTGCGGTGCGCCACGCCCATCGCCACGGCGTTGTCCACCGAGATCTCAAGCCCGGCAACATCCTGGTGGAGGCCCCGGACGGAGGCGACCGTCAGCCGGGTACGGTCAAACTGCTCGACTTTGGCATCGCCAAACTGGTGGACAAGACCGAGGACATAGGCAGTACTTCGACGCTGGTCTTCACCCCCAATTACGCTTCTCCCGAGCAGTTGAGTGGTGAGAAGGTCGGCCGCGCCAGCGATCTGTACGCCCTGGGGGTCATCTTTTACCAGCTTCTGGCCGGTCGGTTGCCGTTCGAGCGTTCGGCAACGACGCTGACAGAACTGCAGGAGCGCCTTGCCACCGAGACCGTGCTGCCACCCAGCCGGGCAGTGCGAGAGGAGGCCGAAGGCGATACGATCGCCCGACTGCGCGTCACTTCGCGCCAGAATCTGGTAAGCCGGTTGCGCGGCGAGTTGGATGCTATTGTGCTGAAGCTTTTGGAGCGGGACAAAGCCCAGCGCTACGCAGGTGCCGACGAGTTGTTGAAGGCCATCGACTGTTATCTAGGCAAACAAACCGAGCCTCGGTTGCCGAAACTGGCCGTTGCTGCGGTAGCGATGTTGGCAAGTGGGTTGGGAGGCTTCTGGTGGTGGCAGACCCAGCAGGTTGTCGACTTGCCCACGATCAAAGCGATTGCAGTTTTGCCCTTCACAAGCCTCGACCCTGACCCTCGCAACTCCTACTTTATCGATGGAATCACAGAGGACATCTCGACTCAACTTGGTAAGATTGCCGGTCTGAATGTCATTTGCAATGAGGCTGCCAAACGCTACCGGGGCAGCCGCAAATCTTTTCGTGAAATTGCCGCAGAACTCAAAGTCGGAGCACTGGTGATCGGTAGTGTGAGACGCTCAGGTAAACGGCTGCGCATTATCAGCCGCCTGATCGATCCACAAACAGAATCGCAAATTTGGGCAGAAAGCTTTGATCGCCTTAATGATGACGTATTCGCGGTCCAAAGTGCTGTTGCCATTAATGTTGCGCGCGTGCTGAGGGTAAAGTTGACTGCCGAAACCGAAGAACGCATTGCTCAGCAGAGATCCATCAACCTTACTGCCTATGATTACTATTTGCAAGGTCGCCGGCACTACGCTCTTTACCGCGGTCAAGATAACGATCAGGCCATTGCGCTGTTTAGAAAGTCTTTGACATACGATTCCCGATTTCCTCTCGCCTACGCCGGACTCGCAGACGCTCTGGCTCAGGGGGTGGATAAATTTGGTTATCCGGCCGCCAATCTTGATGAGGCAATCCGTCTTGGGCAAAAAGCGATCGAACTCGATCCGCTCCTTGCGGAAGGACACAAAGCCTTGGGGCTGGCTTATTTGTTTAAGGGTTGGCTCCGAAAGGCCAGAGTCGCCCAAGGCCGGGCAATCGAACTTAACCCAAACTTCCACGCCGCTCTTGCCAACTATGCCTATACCAATGCCTATCTCGGGGAATGGAAAAGGGCGGTTCCATATTTGATAAAGGCGCAAAGGCTCAATCCGACCAACGCTTACAGTATGGCCATCTTAGGCGTTGCTTACAGCGAATTGGGACTGTATACCCATGCACGCGAATGGCTGCAGAAAGCAATCGACACCCAACCGGACGTTTACTACGGATATAGTGCTCTCAGTCGCAGCTTCCTGTTGGAAGGAAAATACAATCTAGCGCTCAAAGCCAGTCAGGACTGCCTGAGATTTTCCGCTGCTGAGCCAGGCTGTTTGGCGGCGGCGGGAGATGTTGCACTCTATCGCAGAGACTGGCAAACTGCGTACCAGTACTATCATCTAATTGAAGAGCAGCAGCAACTCGCTCTTGCTCCTTCCGAAACACCTCAAAAATTTGTTGTCTCTCTTGGTTTTCTTTACCTGCAACTGGGACAGAAAGCAAAAGGGCGTCGTTTTCTAGATAATGCACTCCAGACCAGTTTAAAACGCCATAATGCAGGCGATGAAATTTCGAATATTGCTTTGGAAATCGCCAGTATTTATAGTGTTCTATCTCAAGAAAAACAAGCACTTTACTGGCTGCATAAGGCATTTAACTCCGGCTGGCTGAATGCTAGAGAACTGGAGATAAGCCCGCTCTTTTCAAAGACAAGATCACGAAAAGAGTTCCGGATGCTTATAGAGCAAATCTCTCAGCGCGAAGCATCGTGA
- a CDS encoding Uma2 family endonuclease produces MIFQPESPLLPDHTQLPESDGTFVKNFQEHPQSILLTDALEPVLQTIHPDGQYCIGQDCGIYWRVPEPPEPPERGAEAPDWFYVPEVPPTLGGRVRRSYVLWQEHIPPLVVLEFASGDGSEERDRTPRRGKFWIYERVIRPAYYGIYEVRKASVEVYELVAGRYRRIRPNERGHCAIEPLGVELGIWPGRYLDMELPWLRWWDAAGNLLPTGQERAQRAEQRAEQAEVEARQERTAREQAEVEARQERTARERAELRATTLEERLRRLGLDPNALPDELDLE; encoded by the coding sequence ATGATCTTCCAACCGGAATCTCCGCTTCTGCCGGATCACACCCAGCTTCCGGAGTCGGACGGGACGTTTGTGAAGAATTTTCAAGAGCATCCCCAGAGCATTCTGTTGACCGACGCGCTGGAGCCGGTGTTGCAGACGATTCACCCCGACGGGCAGTACTGCATCGGTCAGGACTGCGGCATCTACTGGCGGGTGCCCGAACCGCCCGAACCGCCCGAGCGCGGGGCGGAAGCTCCCGACTGGTTCTATGTGCCGGAGGTGCCCCCGACCCTGGGCGGCCGGGTGCGCCGCTCCTACGTGCTGTGGCAGGAGCATATCCCACCCCTGGTCGTGCTGGAATTTGCCAGTGGCGACGGCAGTGAAGAACGCGACAGAACCCCCAGGCGCGGCAAGTTCTGGATCTATGAGCGGGTGATTCGACCGGCCTACTACGGCATTTACGAGGTGCGCAAGGCGAGCGTCGAGGTGTATGAACTTGTGGCCGGGCGCTACCGCCGGATACGCCCCAACGAACGGGGGCACTGTGCGATCGAGCCGCTGGGGGTGGAGTTGGGCATTTGGCCGGGCCGCTATCTGGACATGGAACTGCCCTGGCTGCGGTGGTGGGATGCGGCGGGCAATCTGCTGCCCACCGGCCAGGAAAGGGCACAACGGGCCGAACAGCGTGCCGAGCAGGCCGAAGTCGAAGCCCGGCAGGAGCGCACCGCCAGGGAGCAGGCCGAGGTCGAAGCCCGGCAGGAGCGCACCGCCAGAGAGCGAGCCGAATTGCGCGCCACCACGCTAGAGGAGCGTCTGCGCCGATTGGGATTGGACCCGAACGCGTTGCCGGACGAACTGGATCTGGAATAA